From a region of the Myxococcaceae bacterium JPH2 genome:
- a CDS encoding histidine kinase has translation MKGLDDLAGSGSTFPADVPRALASRWRGPVQVVAAYALLAFIYGVQLSVYRASRGEPAGFGESLLSGVLVWGGWALLTPLILAVAQRVRGPGRPWPLQLVLHLPPAFLFVAVHLLLLAGLRQLLLPPPEGGGLAAAWTHFTWLLSKTTDYDVLIYLSVVGLDAALRSSRQVREEAVRASRLEAQLAQAQLHLLRSQLRPHFLFNTLHAISTLMHRDVAAADQMVGQLSELLRASLERDGRHEVPLSEELELLAPYLDIERTRFSDRLQVDVEVAPEVRDALVPPLLLQPLVENAIRHGIAPRRGPGRVWVRVQRVGERVALEVRDDGVGPPAEGASRLSEGIGLGSTRARLERLYGVAQSLTWAANVPRGFVVSLSLPYRSARA, from the coding sequence GTGAAGGGACTCGACGACCTCGCCGGAAGCGGATCCACGTTCCCTGCGGATGTGCCGCGCGCGCTCGCTTCACGCTGGCGTGGCCCCGTGCAGGTGGTGGCCGCGTATGCGCTCCTCGCTTTCATCTACGGCGTGCAGCTCTCCGTCTATCGGGCGTCGCGAGGCGAGCCGGCTGGCTTCGGTGAGTCGCTGCTGTCGGGGGTTCTCGTCTGGGGCGGCTGGGCCCTGCTCACCCCGCTCATCCTCGCCGTGGCCCAGCGCGTGCGAGGCCCAGGGCGACCCTGGCCGCTCCAACTGGTGCTGCACCTGCCGCCCGCGTTCCTCTTCGTCGCGGTGCACCTGTTGCTCTTGGCGGGCCTGCGGCAACTGCTGCTCCCGCCTCCTGAGGGAGGTGGCCTGGCCGCCGCGTGGACCCACTTCACGTGGCTCTTGTCGAAGACCACTGACTACGACGTGCTCATCTATCTGTCCGTCGTGGGGCTCGACGCGGCGCTTCGCTCCTCGCGACAGGTCCGAGAAGAAGCGGTGCGAGCCTCGCGCCTGGAGGCACAGCTCGCGCAGGCGCAACTGCACCTGCTGCGCAGCCAGCTCCGGCCTCACTTCCTGTTCAACACGCTGCACGCCATCTCCACGCTCATGCACCGCGACGTGGCCGCCGCGGACCAGATGGTGGGTCAGTTGAGCGAGCTGTTGCGCGCGAGCCTGGAGCGCGATGGCCGCCACGAGGTGCCGCTCTCCGAGGAGCTGGAGCTGCTGGCGCCCTACCTCGACATCGAGCGCACCCGCTTCTCCGACCGACTCCAGGTGGACGTGGAGGTGGCGCCCGAGGTCCGCGATGCCCTGGTGCCACCGCTCCTGCTCCAGCCGCTGGTCGAGAACGCCATTCGGCACGGCATCGCTCCGCGTCGAGGACCCGGCCGCGTCTGGGTTCGCGTCCAGCGCGTGGGCGAGCGCGTGGCCTTGGAGGTCCGCGATGACGGCGTGGGCCCACCCGCCGAGGGCGCTTCGCGTCTGAGCGAAGGAATCGGCCTGGGCTCGACACGCGCCCGCTTGGAGCGTCTCTACGGTGTGGCCCAATCCCTCACGTGGGCGGCGAATGTCCCGCGCGGCTTCGTGGTCTCGTTGTCGCTGCCCTACCGGAGTGCCCGCGCATGA
- a CDS encoding DHCW motif cupin fold protein: MKIANIPFTTTDWGTLAPTEHPGTSGKALWRTLQAGDIRVRMVEYTPGYVADHWCRRGHILLVLEGTLVTELQDGRRFELGPMMSYEVADDDGAHRSSTATGARLFIVD; encoded by the coding sequence TTGAAGATCGCGAACATTCCCTTCACCACCACGGACTGGGGGACCCTCGCCCCCACCGAGCACCCGGGCACTTCAGGGAAGGCGCTCTGGAGAACCCTCCAGGCCGGAGACATCCGGGTCCGGATGGTCGAGTACACGCCCGGCTACGTCGCGGACCACTGGTGCCGCCGGGGACACATCCTGCTCGTGCTCGAAGGGACGCTCGTCACCGAGTTGCAGGACGGCCGGCGTTTCGAGCTGGGCCCCATGATGAGCTACGAGGTCGCCGACGACGACGGCGCCCACCGCTCGTCGACCGCGACGGGCGCTCGGCTCTTCATCGTGGACTGA
- a CDS encoding DUF3592 domain-containing protein, which translates to MLFCSWGLFAFLGWFILSRSIRARQRDEQIRQTGEPAEATVLQVQRTQLRIHGTPVFAVTLEVRRAGHAPFEVRLEDRLDAWDVPAMEAGRRVKVRLDPSEPQKVFIVGADPVQAVSAPAHGDPVKALADLQRMANDGLITSEEFARKREEILARL; encoded by the coding sequence ATGCTGTTCTGCAGCTGGGGGCTGTTCGCGTTCCTCGGCTGGTTCATCCTGTCGCGCTCGATTCGGGCGCGACAGCGGGACGAGCAGATCCGCCAGACAGGAGAGCCGGCGGAGGCCACGGTGCTCCAGGTGCAACGAACGCAGCTGCGCATCCACGGCACGCCCGTCTTCGCGGTGACCTTGGAGGTTCGACGCGCGGGGCATGCGCCGTTTGAAGTGCGGTTGGAGGACCGATTGGACGCCTGGGATGTGCCGGCGATGGAGGCCGGGCGGCGGGTCAAGGTGCGGCTGGACCCGAGCGAGCCGCAGAAGGTCTTCATCGTGGGGGCGGACCCTGTGCAGGCCGTGAGTGCCCCGGCTCACGGAGACCCCGTGAAGGCCCTGGCGGACCTGCAACGGATGGCCAACGACGGACTCATCACGTCCGAGGAGTTCGCGCGCAAGCGCGAGGAGATTCTCGCCCGGCTCTGA
- a CDS encoding radical SAM protein, whose protein sequence is MDTAFVAFIPLSNWLRGFDRYRMRYSKALIAESTFPGAFYMLKEDESWVPGLEKARRLVAKLGRAKDRVVALRARLPTSGAHAMRTNDVTGTGIGWHWPSPEVPLSGVAWVADDGTLRPTIHEEVTAQAFMLDDAGLTPWASCRPRSFSVLPVARACQAKCAFCFSKASVSDLARQRSASLEVQLAWADLARSRGAERAVITGGGEPTLLAWSQLRALVRGLAERYPKTLLITNGARLDSEQVRALRDEGLTTLAISRHGVTREDDARIMGLSIDATPLASTPGLRTRAICVLQRGGVDVVSKVRAYLERSAREGFHEVCFKELYVSSLSESAWAPSSVNQFCAANQVPLEVVLRAMDEAGLRQVAELPWGSPVFEGEVAGRVLRVAAYTEPSVGWERTNGRVRSWNLMSDGTCLASLEDPASELHR, encoded by the coding sequence ATGGACACTGCCTTCGTCGCCTTCATCCCGCTCTCGAACTGGCTGCGCGGATTTGATCGCTACCGCATGCGGTACTCGAAGGCGCTCATCGCGGAGTCGACCTTCCCCGGTGCGTTCTACATGTTGAAGGAGGACGAGTCCTGGGTGCCTGGGCTCGAGAAGGCTCGACGGTTGGTGGCGAAGCTGGGGCGCGCGAAGGATCGCGTGGTCGCGTTGCGCGCACGCCTGCCGACCTCGGGTGCCCATGCCATGCGCACCAACGACGTCACGGGGACGGGAATCGGCTGGCACTGGCCCTCTCCGGAGGTGCCGTTGAGCGGTGTGGCTTGGGTCGCGGACGACGGAACGCTGCGTCCCACGATTCACGAAGAGGTGACCGCTCAGGCCTTCATGCTCGACGACGCGGGGCTGACCCCTTGGGCAAGCTGCAGGCCTCGCAGCTTCTCGGTGCTGCCGGTGGCGCGGGCGTGTCAGGCGAAATGTGCGTTCTGTTTCTCGAAGGCCAGCGTCTCGGACCTCGCGCGGCAGCGGAGTGCCTCGCTCGAAGTCCAGTTGGCGTGGGCGGACCTCGCTCGGTCACGCGGGGCGGAGCGCGCCGTCATCACCGGAGGCGGCGAGCCGACGCTCTTGGCCTGGAGCCAGTTGCGCGCCTTGGTCCGGGGCCTCGCCGAGCGATATCCCAAGACACTCCTCATCACGAACGGCGCGCGCCTCGACTCGGAGCAGGTGCGTGCCCTGCGTGACGAGGGGCTCACCACGCTGGCCATCAGCCGGCACGGCGTCACGCGCGAGGACGACGCGCGCATCATGGGGTTGTCGATTGACGCGACTCCGCTCGCGAGCACCCCAGGGCTGCGCACCCGAGCCATCTGCGTGCTTCAGCGTGGCGGCGTGGATGTCGTGTCCAAGGTCCGTGCGTATCTCGAGCGCAGCGCGCGCGAAGGGTTTCACGAGGTCTGCTTCAAGGAACTCTACGTCTCCAGCCTCTCCGAGAGCGCCTGGGCACCGAGCTCGGTGAATCAGTTCTGTGCCGCGAACCAGGTGCCTCTCGAAGTCGTGCTCCGCGCGATGGATGAAGCGGGCCTCCGACAGGTGGCCGAGTTGCCGTGGGGGAGCCCGGTGTTCGAGGGAGAAGTCGCGGGCCGAGTGCTCCGCGTCGCGGCCTATACCGAGCCCTCGGTCGGTTGGGAGCGAACGAATGGCCGGGTGCGCTCGTGGAATCTCATGAGTGATGGAACCTGCCTGGCGTCGCTGGAAGATCCGGCCTCGGAGCTGCACCGATGA
- a CDS encoding beta-lactamase family protein → MASMNLGTLASLLFASFSSACVTQTVATPKPPAAEVRVKSGADLDDTVHRLMTQARLPGLAVAILQDGQVQSLKAYGVRDVSQSAPLRTDTVMYGASLTKVVFTYLVLQLVDEGVLTLDTPIERYLKKPLPSYPKYADLAGDPRWKQLTPRMLLSHTSGFPNFRFLNPDGKLDFKFDPGTRYAYSGEGINLLQFVLEDAGLGLDVGQEMKRRIFDRFGMHRTSMVWRDDFESNVVTGYDEHGTAQVHKRRESVRAAGSMDTTVEDYARFLSVLVRGEGLSAKAHAEMLTSQLAISTAHQFPTLLTETDARNQDIALSAGLGVVVFHGRAGPAYFKGGHDEWTDNFVLCLEQGQRCVLMLSNSVKGPQVFPALVEAILGPTDMPWRWEYNPPPAE, encoded by the coding sequence ATGGCCTCCATGAACCTCGGCACGCTCGCGTCGCTGCTCTTCGCGTCCTTCTCCTCGGCTTGCGTCACCCAGACCGTGGCCACGCCGAAGCCACCCGCCGCGGAGGTCCGAGTGAAGTCGGGCGCGGACCTCGATGACACGGTCCATCGCCTCATGACGCAGGCCCGGCTCCCAGGGCTCGCGGTCGCCATCCTCCAGGATGGACAGGTTCAGTCGCTGAAGGCCTATGGCGTCCGGGACGTGAGCCAATCCGCTCCGCTGCGAACCGACACCGTCATGTACGGCGCATCGCTGACCAAGGTCGTGTTCACCTATCTGGTCCTGCAGCTCGTCGACGAAGGCGTGCTCACGTTGGACACGCCCATCGAGCGATATCTGAAGAAGCCCCTGCCCTCGTATCCGAAGTACGCGGACCTCGCGGGGGATCCACGCTGGAAGCAGCTCACACCGCGCATGCTGTTGAGTCACACGTCCGGCTTCCCCAACTTCCGCTTCCTCAATCCAGACGGGAAGCTCGACTTCAAGTTCGACCCGGGCACGCGCTACGCCTACTCCGGCGAAGGCATCAACCTGCTGCAGTTCGTCCTGGAGGACGCGGGGCTGGGGCTCGATGTGGGGCAGGAGATGAAGCGCCGCATCTTCGACCGCTTCGGAATGCACCGCACCAGCATGGTCTGGCGCGACGACTTCGAGTCCAACGTCGTCACCGGCTACGACGAGCACGGCACCGCGCAGGTCCACAAGCGGCGGGAGAGCGTCCGCGCCGCGGGCTCCATGGACACGACCGTGGAGGACTACGCGCGGTTTCTCTCAGTGCTCGTCCGCGGCGAGGGGCTCTCCGCCAAGGCCCACGCGGAGATGCTGACCTCGCAGCTCGCCATCTCCACGGCGCACCAGTTTCCGACGCTGCTCACCGAGACCGACGCTCGCAATCAGGACATCGCCTTGTCGGCCGGGCTGGGGGTCGTCGTGTTCCACGGGCGTGCGGGCCCGGCGTACTTCAAGGGCGGCCATGACGAATGGACAGACAACTTCGTCCTCTGCCTGGAACAGGGCCAGCGCTGCGTGTTGATGCTCTCGAACAGCGTGAAGGGCCCTCAGGTGTTTCCCGCGCTCGTGGAGGCCATCCTGGGCCCCACCGACATGCCGTGGCGATGGGAGTACAATCCACCGCCCGCGGAGTGA
- a CDS encoding DUF1801 domain-containing protein: MATAKKTAPRKTVKKTAPPKAATAKKAPVAKKAPAAKKSPAAAKPAPKVAKAPSTTKASPSQGAAVDAFIAKMEPWQQDLARALSALVASVAPKASAYVKWGHPIWDHAGPFVLAKPAKAHLTIGLWRGGQLRDPDHILEGDGEGMRFVRLRSGQQLPASLATLLREAVALNNKLGDPLKR, encoded by the coding sequence ATGGCCACCGCGAAGAAGACCGCCCCCCGCAAGACCGTGAAGAAGACCGCCCCCCCCAAGGCCGCCACGGCGAAGAAGGCCCCCGTCGCGAAGAAGGCTCCCGCCGCGAAGAAGAGCCCCGCGGCGGCCAAGCCCGCCCCCAAGGTCGCCAAGGCACCCTCGACCACCAAGGCCTCTCCGTCCCAGGGCGCGGCGGTGGATGCGTTCATCGCCAAGATGGAGCCGTGGCAGCAGGACCTCGCGCGGGCCCTCTCGGCGCTCGTCGCTTCCGTGGCACCGAAGGCCTCGGCCTATGTGAAGTGGGGCCACCCCATCTGGGACCATGCGGGCCCCTTCGTGCTCGCGAAGCCGGCCAAGGCCCATCTGACCATCGGGCTCTGGCGCGGTGGCCAGCTCCGCGACCCGGACCACATCCTGGAGGGCGACGGCGAAGGGATGCGGTTCGTGCGGCTCCGCTCCGGCCAGCAGCTCCCTGCCTCCCTCGCGACGCTGCTGCGCGAGGCCGTGGCGCTCAACAACAAGCTCGGCGACCCGCTGAAGCGCTGA
- a CDS encoding D-alanine--D-alanine ligase — MTRGTRGFTQAELKTKRVAVLQGGLSAEREVSLRTGAAVSGALKGLGYDVVDIDVGKDLPARLLAEKVDVAWLAVHGRYGEDGCLQGLLECMFIPYTGSGVMASAVGMDKVYAKEIFVARGIPTPPYRAFQTAEAALAAVDSLPFGFPVVVKPSREGSSVGVHICKTREAYVAAVEDAAKYAGTLLVEQFIKGREVQGAVLDNEALGVIEVRAAREFYDYEAKYKAGSGTQYLFPAPLEPAQYERVNAVCLAAHQSLGCAGASRSDVIVTESGDVFLLEINTLPGMTASSLLPKIAAGRGIDFPALCERLLLGASLKA, encoded by the coding sequence ATGACCCGAGGCACCCGAGGCTTCACCCAGGCCGAACTCAAGACGAAGCGCGTGGCCGTCCTTCAGGGCGGTCTGTCCGCGGAGCGCGAGGTGAGCTTGCGCACCGGCGCGGCCGTCTCCGGGGCGCTCAAGGGGTTGGGCTACGACGTGGTGGACATCGACGTGGGCAAGGACCTGCCCGCGCGCCTCCTCGCGGAGAAGGTGGACGTGGCGTGGCTGGCGGTGCACGGCCGCTACGGCGAGGACGGGTGCCTCCAGGGGCTCTTGGAGTGCATGTTCATCCCCTACACGGGCAGCGGAGTGATGGCGTCCGCGGTGGGCATGGACAAGGTCTACGCGAAGGAAATCTTCGTCGCGCGCGGCATCCCCACGCCGCCGTACCGGGCCTTCCAGACGGCGGAGGCGGCGCTCGCGGCGGTGGACTCGCTGCCCTTCGGCTTCCCGGTGGTGGTGAAGCCCAGCCGCGAAGGCAGCAGCGTGGGCGTGCACATCTGCAAGACGCGCGAGGCGTACGTGGCCGCGGTGGAGGACGCCGCGAAGTACGCGGGCACCCTGCTGGTGGAGCAGTTCATCAAGGGCCGTGAGGTGCAGGGCGCCGTGCTGGACAACGAGGCCCTGGGCGTCATCGAGGTGCGCGCCGCCCGCGAGTTCTACGACTACGAGGCCAAGTACAAGGCTGGCAGTGGCACGCAGTACCTCTTCCCGGCCCCGCTGGAGCCCGCGCAGTACGAGCGGGTGAACGCGGTCTGCCTCGCCGCGCACCAGTCGCTGGGGTGTGCGGGCGCGTCGCGCTCGGACGTCATCGTGACGGAGAGCGGAGACGTGTTCCTGCTGGAGATCAACACGCTGCCCGGAATGACGGCCAGCAGCCTGCTGCCCAAGATTGCCGCGGGGCGGGGCATCGACTTCCCGGCCCTCTGCGAGCGGCTCCTGCTGGGCGCGTCGCTCAAGGCCTGA
- a CDS encoding UDP-N-acetylmuramate dehydrogenase, translating into MVEAGVSTALAARVARLEGCEVKAGEPLAPHTSVRAGGAAEALVRPRSPDALVALLRLVRDEGMPLTVLGGGANTLVGDGGVPGVTVRVPGDLFPEQVDVGPEEGRLTLGTGSAIVRLVNLMRANGLVGAEFLAGIPGTLGGAVAMNAGTKNGECFRVVEAIEVATADGVGWLSKAQVPHEYRHASLPEGGVVTRVRFALRKGDVVASKAAMDADLGYRKRTQPLSQPNFGSVFTNPPGDFAGRLIELVSLKGHTLGRAQVSTLHANWIVNLGGAAARDVLGLITLMQQRVHEATGVDMKPEVKRVGVFLP; encoded by the coding sequence ATGGTCGAGGCGGGCGTGAGCACCGCTCTGGCCGCGCGCGTGGCGCGGCTGGAGGGTTGTGAGGTGAAGGCGGGCGAGCCCCTGGCGCCGCACACGAGCGTGCGCGCGGGTGGGGCGGCCGAGGCGCTGGTGCGTCCCCGCTCACCCGACGCGCTGGTGGCGCTGCTGCGGCTCGTGCGCGACGAGGGCATGCCCCTCACGGTGCTGGGCGGCGGGGCCAACACGCTGGTGGGCGACGGCGGCGTGCCGGGCGTCACGGTGCGCGTGCCGGGAGACCTGTTCCCCGAGCAGGTGGACGTGGGGCCCGAGGAGGGGCGGCTGACGCTCGGCACGGGCTCGGCCATCGTCCGGCTGGTCAACCTGATGCGCGCCAACGGCCTGGTGGGCGCGGAGTTCCTCGCGGGCATCCCCGGGACGCTGGGGGGCGCGGTGGCGATGAACGCGGGCACGAAGAACGGCGAGTGCTTCCGCGTGGTGGAGGCCATCGAGGTGGCCACGGCGGATGGGGTGGGGTGGCTGTCCAAGGCGCAGGTGCCGCACGAGTACCGGCACGCCTCGCTTCCCGAGGGGGGCGTGGTGACGCGGGTCCGCTTCGCGCTGCGCAAGGGCGACGTGGTGGCGAGCAAGGCGGCCATGGACGCGGACCTGGGCTACCGCAAGCGGACGCAGCCGCTCAGCCAGCCCAACTTCGGCAGCGTGTTCACCAACCCGCCGGGCGACTTCGCGGGCCGATTGATTGAACTCGTGTCCCTGAAGGGGCACACCCTGGGGCGCGCGCAGGTGTCCACCTTGCACGCGAACTGGATCGTCAACCTGGGCGGCGCCGCTGCCCGCGACGTGCTGGGCCTCATCACCCTCATGCAGCAGCGGGTGCACGAGGCGACGGGCGTCGACATGAAACCCGAAGTCAAGCGCGTGGGAGTGTTCCTGCCATGA
- a CDS encoding UDP-N-acetylmuramate--L-alanine ligase: protein MTRSPPSKPVSLFKTRHAAHVHFVGIGGIGMSGIAEVLLNLGYRVSGSDMKESDITRRLAKLGATLFEGHRAENLVHADVVVISSAVRKDNPEVVAARQRKIPVIPRAEMLAELMRLKYAVAVAGSHGKTTTTSMVATVLSAAGLDPTAVVGGKVNVLDSNAKLGKSELMVVEADESDGSFLKLHPSISIVTNIDPEHMDHYGTLDALQTAFVEFCNRVPFYGLNVLCLDNPNVQALLPRIEKRFVTYGSSHMADYRLEGISLDGFTTTFHAFRRDEPLGEFRVRMVGAHNAFNALAVIAVAEEMDIPLETVRGALAEFGGVQRRFTVRGESAGVTVVDDYGHHPTEVMATLAGARKAFGRRVVVAFQPHRYTRTHDLMKEFATSFNDADVLFVTSVYAAGEERIPGATGDALADAIRAHGHRDVTFVEKRTDLARALQERLRPGDLVLTLGAGDITQVGPELLTLLNASGLAKA from the coding sequence GTGACCCGGTCCCCCCCCAGCAAGCCTGTCAGCCTGTTCAAGACGCGCCACGCGGCGCATGTGCACTTCGTGGGGATTGGCGGCATTGGCATGAGCGGCATCGCCGAGGTGCTGCTCAACCTCGGCTACCGCGTGTCCGGCTCGGACATGAAGGAGAGCGACATCACCCGGCGGCTCGCGAAGCTGGGCGCCACGCTCTTCGAGGGGCACCGCGCCGAGAACCTGGTGCACGCGGACGTGGTGGTCATCTCGTCCGCCGTGCGCAAGGACAACCCCGAGGTGGTGGCGGCGCGTCAGCGGAAGATTCCCGTCATCCCTCGCGCGGAGATGCTCGCGGAGCTGATGCGCCTGAAGTACGCCGTCGCGGTGGCGGGCAGCCACGGCAAGACGACGACGACGTCCATGGTGGCCACCGTGTTGTCCGCCGCGGGGTTGGATCCCACCGCGGTGGTGGGCGGCAAGGTGAACGTGCTCGACTCCAACGCCAAGCTCGGCAAGAGCGAGCTGATGGTGGTGGAGGCGGACGAGAGCGACGGCAGCTTCCTCAAGCTGCACCCCTCCATCTCCATCGTCACCAACATCGACCCGGAGCACATGGACCACTACGGGACGCTGGACGCGCTCCAGACGGCCTTCGTGGAGTTCTGCAACCGGGTGCCCTTCTACGGGCTCAACGTGCTGTGCCTGGACAACCCCAACGTCCAGGCGCTCCTGCCGCGCATCGAGAAGCGCTTCGTCACCTACGGCAGCTCGCACATGGCGGACTACCGGCTGGAGGGCATCTCGCTCGACGGCTTCACCACCACCTTCCATGCGTTCCGCCGCGATGAGCCGCTGGGCGAGTTCCGCGTCCGCATGGTGGGCGCGCACAACGCCTTCAACGCGCTGGCCGTCATCGCCGTGGCGGAGGAGATGGACATCCCGCTGGAGACGGTGCGCGGCGCGCTCGCCGAGTTCGGGGGCGTGCAGCGGCGCTTCACGGTGCGCGGCGAGTCCGCGGGCGTCACGGTGGTGGATGACTACGGGCACCACCCCACGGAAGTGATGGCCACCCTGGCCGGGGCGCGCAAGGCGTTTGGCCGTCGCGTGGTGGTGGCCTTCCAGCCGCACCGCTACACGCGCACGCATGACCTGATGAAGGAGTTCGCCACGTCGTTCAACGACGCGGACGTGCTGTTCGTCACCAGCGTCTACGCGGCGGGCGAGGAGCGCATCCCGGGCGCCACGGGCGACGCGCTGGCGGATGCCATTCGCGCGCACGGACATCGAGACGTCACGTTCGTGGAGAAGCGCACGGACCTGGCGCGGGCGCTCCAGGAGCGGCTGCGTCCGGGTGACCTTGTGCTCACCCTGGGCGCGGGCGACATCACCCAGGTGGGGCCGGAGCTGCTGACGCTGCTCAACGCCTCCGGGCTGGCGAAGGCATAG
- the murG gene encoding undecaprenyldiphospho-muramoylpentapeptide beta-N-acetylglucosaminyltransferase, whose translation MKVLIAGGGTGGHLFPGIALAEEVVTRHHANEVVFVGTERGLESRVVPREGYPLELVKVQGLKGKGLVGLLKGLLALPLAFIESFRILARQKPDVVVGVGGYASGPVVLAAWLMGIPTAIQEQNALPGITNKLLGRVVRVVFTAFDEARRFFPEKKVQLIGNPIRRKLMDNYLRSSAAHEHFSLLIFGGSLGARGVNARMLEALEHLGDLKEQLSFFHQTGKNDVESVRQSYADKGFHATVVDFIDDMSSAYARADLVVCRAGATTLAELTVCKKASILIPFPQATDNHQEVNAKALVDAGAAMMFRESELTGQKLAETLRALMSEPAKLKQMEKRAALLGRPEAAKELADVCVDLMVQAYGPSGRDRGAREEKKAPRSES comes from the coding sequence GTGAAGGTACTCATCGCCGGCGGTGGGACGGGCGGCCATCTGTTTCCGGGCATCGCGCTCGCGGAAGAGGTGGTGACGCGCCACCACGCGAACGAGGTCGTCTTCGTGGGCACGGAGCGCGGGCTGGAGTCCCGCGTGGTGCCGCGCGAGGGCTATCCGCTGGAGTTGGTGAAGGTGCAGGGCCTCAAGGGCAAGGGACTCGTGGGCCTCTTGAAGGGGCTGCTCGCGCTGCCGCTGGCGTTCATCGAGTCCTTCCGCATCCTCGCGCGCCAGAAGCCCGACGTGGTGGTGGGCGTGGGCGGCTACGCGAGCGGGCCGGTGGTGCTGGCCGCGTGGCTGATGGGCATCCCCACGGCCATCCAGGAGCAGAACGCGCTGCCCGGCATCACCAACAAGCTGTTGGGGCGCGTGGTGCGCGTGGTGTTCACCGCCTTCGACGAGGCGCGCCGCTTCTTCCCCGAGAAGAAGGTCCAGCTCATCGGCAATCCCATCCGCCGCAAGCTGATGGACAACTACCTGCGCAGCAGCGCCGCGCATGAGCACTTCTCGCTGCTCATCTTCGGCGGCAGCCTGGGCGCTCGCGGCGTCAACGCGCGCATGTTGGAGGCGCTGGAGCATCTGGGCGACCTGAAGGAGCAGCTCTCGTTCTTCCACCAGACGGGGAAGAACGATGTGGAGAGCGTGCGCCAGAGCTACGCGGACAAGGGCTTCCACGCGACGGTGGTGGACTTCATCGATGACATGTCCTCCGCGTACGCGCGGGCGGACCTCGTCGTGTGTCGCGCCGGAGCCACCACGCTGGCCGAGCTGACGGTGTGCAAGAAGGCCAGCATCCTGATTCCCTTCCCGCAGGCCACGGACAACCACCAGGAGGTCAACGCCAAGGCCCTGGTGGACGCGGGCGCGGCGATGATGTTCCGCGAGTCGGAGCTGACGGGGCAGAAGCTGGCGGAGACGCTCCGCGCGCTGATGTCCGAGCCGGCGAAGTTGAAGCAGATGGAGAAGCGGGCGGCCCTCTTGGGTCGGCCCGAGGCCGCCAAGGAACTGGCGGACGTGTGCGTGGACTTGATGGTGCAGGCCTACGGCCCCTCGGGCCGGGACCGCGGCGCGCGAGAAGAGAAGAAGGCCCCCAGGAGCGAGTCGTGA
- the ftsW gene encoding putative lipid II flippase FtsW has product MKTSPPTAAPAPPPVRFDPLLLCAVLGLVSLGLVMVYSASAVLAQDKLGDSLYFLKRQLSAAGMGLVAMAVMMKLGWRRLARLAYPLLLLAIVLLIAVAIPGIGTTAGGARRWIRLPGFSLQPAEIAKFAWVVYLSYSLAKKREKVATFSIGFLPHLALCGILVLLCMLQPDFGSSVLLVFMLFVLLFAAGTKLSYLVGSVLLALPMAYVAIATSPYRMKRILAFLDPWAHRHDVGYQVAESLMSIGSGGVTGLGLGDGRQKLFFLPEAHTDFIFSILGEETGLIGVGLLVLLYGVVLWRGVRASLAAGETFGTYLGLGITSIIAFQATVNMSVAMGLLPTKGLTLPFVSYGGTSLVVLMAAAGVLLSLSASAQGAVNRPVRAGSDVRGVTA; this is encoded by the coding sequence ATGAAGACCTCTCCTCCCACCGCCGCGCCCGCGCCGCCTCCCGTGCGGTTCGACCCGCTGCTGTTGTGCGCGGTGCTGGGGCTCGTGTCGCTGGGCTTGGTGATGGTGTACTCGGCGAGCGCGGTGCTGGCGCAGGACAAGCTCGGCGACAGCCTCTACTTCCTCAAGCGGCAGCTGAGCGCGGCCGGCATGGGGCTGGTGGCCATGGCGGTGATGATGAAGCTGGGCTGGCGCCGGCTGGCGCGCCTGGCCTACCCGCTGCTGCTCCTGGCCATCGTGCTGCTCATCGCCGTGGCCATTCCGGGCATCGGGACGACGGCGGGTGGCGCGCGCCGGTGGATCCGCCTGCCGGGCTTCAGCCTCCAGCCGGCGGAGATCGCCAAGTTCGCCTGGGTCGTCTACCTGTCGTACTCGCTGGCGAAGAAGCGCGAGAAGGTGGCCACGTTCTCCATCGGCTTCCTTCCCCACCTGGCGCTGTGCGGCATCCTGGTGCTCTTGTGCATGCTCCAGCCGGACTTCGGCAGCAGCGTGCTGCTCGTCTTCATGCTCTTCGTGCTGCTGTTCGCGGCGGGCACGAAGCTCAGCTACCTGGTGGGCTCGGTGCTGCTGGCGCTGCCCATGGCATACGTCGCCATCGCGACCAGCCCGTACCGCATGAAGCGCATCCTGGCCTTCCTGGACCCGTGGGCGCACCGGCACGACGTGGGCTATCAAGTCGCCGAGTCGCTCATGTCCATCGGCTCGGGCGGCGTGACGGGGCTGGGGCTGGGTGACGGGCGGCAGAAGCTGTTCTTCCTGCCCGAGGCGCACACGGACTTCATCTTCTCCATCCTCGGAGAAGAGACGGGGCTCATCGGCGTGGGGCTGCTGGTGCTGCTGTACGGGGTGGTGCTGTGGCGGGGCGTCCGCGCGAGCCTCGCGGCGGGCGAGACCTTCGGCACGTACCTGGGCCTGGGCATCACCTCCATCATCGCGTTCCAGGCCACCGTGAACATGTCCGTGGCCATGGGCCTGTTGCCGACGAAGGGGCTGACGCTGCCCTTCGTGTCCTACGGAGGAACATCCCTGGTGGTGCTGATGGCCGCGGCCGGTGTGCTGTTGTCGTTGAGCGCGAGCGCGCAGGGAGCGGTCAATCGCCCCGTGCGGGCGGGTTCGGATGTTCGGGGGGTGACCGCGTGA